The proteins below are encoded in one region of Maribacter aestuarii:
- a CDS encoding sugar transferase gives MKDIAPIVLFTYNRIYETKQTILALQRNFLAPYSNLIIFSDGPKNDMEYQKVKMVREYLKTIDGFQSIEIHESEENNGLANSIVSGVKQVLKKYDSLIVLEDDLLTSPNFLNFMNQALEFYETHPKVMSISGYTMNLPSLKNYDKDFYVGLRASSWGWGTWSNKWEHIDWEVRDYSTFKKSPLKRYKFFSISSDLPYMLHNQMSGKIDSWAIRWCYHQFKEGLITVFPSNSKVNSIGLSESATHTSGAFKFISPLDQSLKTEFEFEKELHINKNIIKDFKRKFSITKRLCDKARRAFRILKNKFGLVIV, from the coding sequence TTGAAAGATATTGCACCAATAGTACTTTTTACCTATAATCGGATTTATGAAACCAAACAAACGATATTAGCATTACAACGGAATTTTTTAGCACCATATAGTAATTTAATAATATTTTCAGATGGGCCAAAAAATGATATGGAATATCAGAAAGTGAAAATGGTTCGCGAATATTTGAAAACTATAGACGGTTTCCAATCCATTGAAATCCATGAGTCTGAAGAAAATAATGGGTTAGCCAATTCTATTGTTAGTGGTGTTAAACAAGTTTTAAAGAAGTATGATAGCCTAATTGTTTTAGAGGATGATTTGCTTACTTCTCCTAACTTTCTGAACTTTATGAATCAAGCCCTAGAGTTTTATGAAACACACCCTAAAGTAATGTCTATTTCAGGGTATACAATGAATTTGCCTAGCTTAAAAAATTATGATAAGGATTTCTATGTGGGATTAAGGGCATCTTCTTGGGGTTGGGGTACATGGAGCAATAAATGGGAGCATATTGATTGGGAAGTAAGAGACTATTCAACTTTTAAGAAAAGTCCGTTGAAAAGATATAAGTTCTTCAGTATTTCTAGTGACTTGCCTTATATGTTACACAATCAAATGAGTGGTAAAATAGATTCTTGGGCCATAAGATGGTGCTATCACCAATTTAAAGAGGGATTAATTACAGTATTTCCCAGCAATTCAAAAGTTAATAGTATTGGTCTTTCAGAGTCAGCGACTCATACTTCTGGTGCATTCAAATTTATCTCTCCCTTGGATCAAAGCCTTAAAACGGAATTTGAATTTGAAAAGGAGTTGCATATAAATAAGAATATTATAAAGGATTTTAAAAGGAAGTTTTCGATAACAAAAAGGCTATGTGACAAAGCTCGGCGCGCTTTTAGAATTCTTAAGAATAAGTTTGGTTTGGTTATAGTTTAA
- a CDS encoding glycosyltransferase, whose amino-acid sequence MKHKNKILVFHPSLAPYRIDFFNELATRFEPSFYFYYPWQAYHSFSKNYLSDKCNFEINYLKNGFTFLKRFFVFGLGNLLKQERPNVVLCCEFNQVTLSTFIYYWLWGKKFKLYTICDDSLENIKERKGYRLILRNLIAKRIDGVIYPSKLVGEWVKQNISSQINSLELPIIHSDIRFRALLDQSLELSNSLIKKYSLANYKIILYVGRLAEVKNLSLLLEACSSLKTSDWKLILVGAGPLEETLNEEVASLNLSDNIHFLGSKEGLDLLAWYNISQVFVLPSIHEPFGAVVNEALLAGSKVLCSELAGAATLVTKENGDLFNPYNVHELIKKLEAILIKTDVLESSIKNVRNNYMPFSFDEKVNTLLSKLKNTR is encoded by the coding sequence ATGAAACATAAAAACAAAATACTAGTTTTTCACCCTTCCTTAGCTCCATACCGCATAGATTTTTTTAACGAACTAGCAACGCGTTTCGAACCCTCTTTTTACTTTTATTATCCTTGGCAAGCGTATCATAGCTTTTCAAAAAACTATTTGAGTGATAAGTGTAATTTTGAGATAAATTACTTAAAGAACGGGTTTACCTTTCTAAAACGTTTTTTTGTTTTTGGTTTAGGTAATTTGCTGAAACAAGAACGACCTAATGTAGTATTGTGCTGTGAGTTTAATCAAGTTACCCTTTCCACTTTCATTTATTATTGGCTTTGGGGTAAGAAATTTAAACTATATACCATTTGTGATGATAGCTTGGAAAATATTAAGGAAAGAAAAGGATACCGTTTGATTCTTCGAAATCTTATTGCTAAAAGAATAGATGGTGTAATCTATCCGAGTAAATTAGTTGGTGAATGGGTTAAGCAAAACATTTCTTCTCAAATAAACTCCTTAGAATTGCCTATTATCCATAGCGATATACGTTTTAGAGCGCTATTGGACCAAAGCTTGGAGCTATCCAATAGTTTAATAAAAAAATATAGTTTGGCGAACTATAAAATTATTCTTTATGTTGGTCGTTTGGCCGAAGTTAAGAATCTTTCTCTTTTACTTGAAGCTTGCTCTTCATTAAAGACATCTGATTGGAAGCTAATTCTTGTTGGTGCTGGACCCCTGGAAGAAACGTTAAATGAAGAAGTTGCTAGCCTAAATTTATCCGACAATATTCATTTTTTAGGTAGCAAAGAGGGATTAGATTTGCTAGCATGGTATAATATCTCTCAAGTCTTTGTATTGCCAAGCATACACGAGCCATTTGGTGCGGTCGTAAACGAAGCCTTGTTAGCAGGGAGCAAAGTTCTGTGCTCAGAGCTGGCTGGAGCTGCAACTTTGGTTACTAAAGAGAATGGTGACTTATTTAATCCCTATAATGTTCATGAGTTGATCAAGAAATTAGAAGCCATACTTATAAAAACGGATGTGTTAGAAAGTTCCATAAAAAATGTTAGAAACAATTATATGCCTTTTAGTTTTGATGAAAAAGTAAATACCCTACTATCAAAATTAAAAAATACACGTTGA
- a CDS encoding ATP-grasp fold amidoligase family protein: MAKIIWQNLYDRAPIYTKLVDKFAVREYVTTKIGGQYLNTLYGVYENVEAIDFENLPASFVLKGTHGADMILICRDKSQFDIANAKQTMNKWLKTNFYERWGEHAYKNVPPRIICEQYLENENESAVVDYKFHCFHGEPKHIQIDRDRFINHTLNFYDHDWNRLPFGLWYPQSDEDLPKPKNLEVMVELARTLSNEFKFVRVDFYNVDGKIYFGEMTFYPCNGFGVFYPEEKDFEFGSWVELNINHEKN; this comes from the coding sequence ATGGCTAAGATAATTTGGCAAAATTTATACGATCGTGCGCCTATATATACCAAGCTGGTAGATAAATTTGCGGTTAGGGAATACGTAACTACCAAAATAGGAGGTCAGTATTTAAATACCCTATACGGTGTTTATGAAAACGTAGAAGCCATTGATTTTGAGAATTTACCGGCATCTTTTGTGCTAAAAGGTACTCATGGGGCAGACATGATCCTTATATGTAGGGATAAATCCCAGTTTGATATTGCGAACGCCAAACAAACCATGAATAAATGGTTAAAAACTAACTTTTATGAACGTTGGGGAGAACACGCCTATAAAAATGTACCACCACGTATTATTTGTGAACAATATTTGGAAAATGAGAACGAGAGTGCGGTGGTGGATTACAAATTTCATTGCTTCCATGGCGAACCCAAACATATACAAATAGACCGCGATCGCTTTATTAACCACACCCTCAACTTTTACGATCACGATTGGAATAGACTACCTTTTGGGCTTTGGTATCCGCAATCTGATGAGGATTTGCCTAAACCCAAAAACTTGGAGGTTATGGTAGAATTGGCAAGAACCTTATCAAATGAATTTAAGTTCGTAAGGGTAGACTTTTACAACGTGGACGGCAAGATTTACTTTGGTGAGATGACTTTTTACCCTTGTAATGGTTTTGGTGTTTTTTATCCAGAGGAAAAGGATTTTGAGTTCGGCAGTTGGGTAGAATTGAATATAAATCACGAAAAAAATTGA
- a CDS encoding glycosyltransferase family 4 protein: protein MKILFIHNNYASNNSGEEHAAESLKEILESNGHQVKWFRRFSDVINNSTTKKIQAFFSGVYNPSAVKELKILLDDFEPDIVQVQNLYPFISPGIVKSIKSRGIPLVMRCPNYRLFCPTGLHLDGQGNICEKCLSGVRELNCISKNCENDVPKSVGYALRNFIARAFWGVTKNMDAYIVQSVFQRQKFIDNGIPAHKLFILPGLLPKTTLIQRPITPKYVSFIGRVSEEKGIREFLKAASLLPEIPFVVAGSVNSNVSHLKTNAPKNVLWKGFVAGKALDELYEESKIVVAPSKWYEGFPNVITTAMKFAKPVITSNLGAMADIIDHQENGILVEPGDAVALAKAIKNLFYYDEKCVFLGKNAKIKADTLYTEKKIYQNLIDLYLILLDEKARKTKSILSILHYPPPVHGAAMVGQYIMGNKRINTTFNMQYINLGTSVRVDEIGRAGWLKVKRYFMILRTSFNRLISAKPKLVYFTLTASGAGFYKDALIVLLVKLFGCKVVFHFHNKGVSKRQHRWLDHFLYKVVFKKTRVILLSEHLYSDIEKYVPKGRVYICPNGIPENINERIDKQESKERVQLLFLSNLIVSKGVYVLLKACQLLVQKNVIFHCNFIGNTGDIDVERFQEEVSSLGLQDYVTYEGPKYGLDKEKAYAKNEIFVFPTYNECFPLVLLEAMQSGLPLISTFEGGIRDIVKDGETGFLVEKENEVALADKMEILIKNPELRKKMGEAGRKHYEANFTLEAFETRFHEILEDLVQ, encoded by the coding sequence TTGAAGATTCTCTTTATTCATAATAATTATGCCAGTAATAATTCCGGGGAGGAACATGCTGCGGAGTCCTTGAAAGAGATACTAGAATCTAATGGGCACCAGGTAAAATGGTTTAGACGATTTTCCGATGTGATCAATAATTCCACCACAAAAAAGATTCAAGCTTTTTTTTCAGGGGTGTATAATCCTAGTGCGGTCAAAGAACTTAAAATTTTACTGGATGATTTTGAACCGGATATTGTACAAGTTCAAAACCTGTATCCGTTTATTTCACCCGGTATAGTAAAAAGTATAAAAAGTAGGGGTATTCCTTTGGTCATGCGCTGCCCCAATTATCGGTTGTTCTGTCCTACGGGATTGCATTTAGACGGACAAGGGAATATTTGCGAAAAGTGTTTAAGTGGCGTCAGGGAATTAAACTGTATTTCAAAAAATTGCGAGAATGATGTGCCCAAAAGTGTTGGGTATGCTCTGCGTAATTTTATAGCCCGTGCATTCTGGGGCGTCACCAAGAATATGGATGCCTACATCGTACAAAGTGTTTTTCAGCGGCAAAAGTTTATTGATAACGGTATACCGGCACATAAACTATTTATACTTCCCGGTCTCCTGCCCAAGACTACATTAATACAAAGACCAATTACCCCAAAATACGTATCGTTTATAGGAAGGGTCAGTGAAGAAAAAGGTATTCGAGAATTTCTGAAAGCGGCCAGTCTTTTACCCGAAATACCATTTGTTGTCGCGGGAAGTGTAAACAGCAACGTGTCCCATCTTAAAACAAATGCTCCCAAAAATGTGCTCTGGAAAGGTTTTGTTGCCGGCAAAGCTTTGGATGAGTTGTATGAAGAATCCAAGATTGTTGTAGCGCCAAGCAAGTGGTATGAAGGTTTTCCGAATGTAATAACCACTGCGATGAAGTTTGCAAAACCGGTAATTACAAGTAATCTAGGGGCCATGGCCGACATTATAGATCATCAGGAAAATGGAATACTCGTAGAGCCGGGTGATGCTGTAGCCTTGGCCAAGGCCATAAAGAATTTATTTTATTACGATGAGAAATGCGTATTCTTAGGTAAAAATGCCAAGATTAAAGCCGATACGTTATATACTGAGAAAAAGATTTACCAAAATCTAATAGACCTATACTTGATACTGCTTGACGAAAAAGCAAGAAAAACCAAAAGTATCCTTTCTATTTTACATTATCCGCCTCCTGTTCACGGGGCGGCCATGGTGGGACAGTATATCATGGGAAATAAGCGCATAAACACCACATTTAATATGCAGTATATTAATTTAGGAACCTCCGTTCGTGTGGATGAGATTGGACGTGCTGGATGGTTGAAGGTAAAACGCTATTTCATGATTCTTAGGACATCCTTCAATCGTTTAATTTCCGCCAAGCCCAAGCTCGTCTATTTTACCTTGACTGCCTCTGGAGCAGGTTTTTATAAGGATGCGCTTATTGTGTTGTTGGTAAAGCTATTCGGCTGTAAAGTGGTATTTCATTTTCACAACAAAGGGGTAAGTAAAAGACAGCACAGATGGTTGGATCATTTCCTATACAAAGTAGTTTTCAAAAAAACAAGGGTAATTCTGCTCTCCGAACACTTATATTCGGACATAGAGAAATACGTGCCCAAAGGAAGGGTTTATATTTGTCCAAATGGTATACCTGAAAACATCAATGAAAGAATAGATAAACAGGAAAGCAAAGAAAGGGTTCAATTATTGTTTTTATCTAACCTTATTGTTTCTAAAGGAGTATACGTTTTATTAAAGGCTTGCCAGTTACTGGTTCAGAAAAACGTAATTTTTCATTGCAACTTTATAGGAAATACAGGCGATATCGATGTGGAGAGATTCCAAGAGGAAGTTAGCTCTTTAGGTTTACAAGATTACGTAACCTATGAAGGGCCAAAATATGGTTTGGATAAAGAAAAGGCTTACGCGAAAAATGAAATTTTTGTATTCCCAACTTATAATGAATGTTTTCCTCTGGTTTTATTAGAAGCCATGCAATCTGGTCTGCCCCTAATCTCAACATTTGAAGGAGGAATACGGGATATCGTTAAAGACGGAGAAACAGGATTTTTAGTAGAAAAGGAAAATGAGGTTGCTCTTGCAGATAAAATGGAGATTTTAATAAAGAATCCAGAATTACGGAAAAAAATGGGAGAAGCAGGTAGAAAGCATTATGAAGCAAATTTTACGTTAGAAGCGTTTGAGACCCGTTTTCATGAAATACTAGAAGATTTAGTACAATGA
- a CDS encoding WecB/TagA/CpsF family glycosyltransferase, which yields MKLLNYTIASSYPEISFKGKMIINTINPHSYCIAKKDSVFKRALTEADVLLPDGIGIVWAARVLEQRKIKKIAGYDIFIYLMEHLNSVQGSCFFLGASEETLELIRDRAKKDFPRVTIATHSPPYKTEFTQADSEKMYGQVNKSDAQVLFVGMTAPKQEKWVYLNKEFLSPPIICSIGAVFDFYAGTVKRSHPFWIKLGLEWLPRFIKDPKRLAERNLVSTPKFIAEVFNYKLLKKNH from the coding sequence ATGAAGCTTTTAAACTACACTATAGCCTCGTCCTACCCCGAAATTTCTTTCAAGGGAAAGATGATCATTAATACTATAAATCCACATAGTTACTGTATTGCGAAAAAGGATAGTGTTTTTAAAAGGGCCTTAACGGAAGCCGATGTATTATTACCTGATGGTATAGGCATTGTTTGGGCAGCACGAGTATTGGAACAGCGCAAAATCAAAAAAATAGCCGGCTATGACATTTTCATATACCTAATGGAACATCTAAATAGCGTGCAAGGGTCTTGTTTTTTTTTGGGAGCCTCAGAAGAAACATTGGAATTAATAAGGGATAGGGCCAAGAAAGACTTTCCACGTGTAACCATAGCCACACATTCACCGCCGTATAAAACTGAGTTTACGCAAGCCGATAGCGAAAAAATGTACGGCCAGGTAAATAAAAGCGATGCGCAAGTGCTTTTTGTTGGGATGACGGCCCCAAAACAGGAAAAATGGGTATATCTTAATAAAGAATTCCTCTCTCCGCCTATAATTTGCTCTATTGGTGCGGTATTTGATTTTTACGCCGGTACTGTAAAGCGCTCGCATCCCTTTTGGATAAAGTTAGGCTTAGAATGGCTGCCACGTTTTATAAAAGACCCCAAACGTTTGGCAGAACGTAATTTAGTGTCTACCCCTAAGTTTATAGCAGAAGTTTTTAATTACAAGCTTTTAAAGAAAAACCATTGA
- a CDS encoding sugar-transfer associated ATP-grasp domain-containing protein: MRTIQIIKSAFQKVENKRYHYLHKKEANSILTQIGLTRGKLSAQNRKMADDYAVDVFGSKRYAPWLYVYTLWAGVFKEGWIPDNYYGEIVVPKLQGDYGKISFNNMFTNAVFGTDKFPDLAYYVNRKWLSKNRQIMSPEMLEEFLFKNHNEIFFKLDNSLKGRGIYTFNKANFSLDKIKSLGNGVFQSRVRHHSFFENFSSEALATLRVTTVIDTNNDVSARAAYAKLGRLGETYINAKAQVIVPIELRTGVFENQGHLQNWSVLTSHPDSSVSFEHKKIPKFNEIVELCTNLHSKIPYVGCIGWDIAIDQNEELHVLEWNGFHNDIKYAEMTQGPCFADLGWENLWKERD, encoded by the coding sequence ATGAGAACCATCCAAATTATAAAATCGGCTTTTCAAAAGGTAGAAAATAAGAGATATCACTACTTACACAAAAAAGAAGCCAATTCAATTTTAACTCAAATTGGATTGACCAGGGGTAAACTCTCCGCTCAAAATAGGAAAATGGCAGATGACTATGCCGTGGACGTTTTTGGTTCCAAACGCTATGCGCCTTGGCTTTATGTGTATACGTTATGGGCCGGGGTGTTTAAGGAAGGTTGGATTCCAGATAATTATTATGGGGAAATCGTAGTTCCCAAATTACAGGGCGACTACGGGAAAATATCTTTCAATAATATGTTTACAAATGCTGTTTTTGGTACGGATAAGTTTCCAGATCTCGCCTATTATGTCAATAGAAAATGGCTTTCGAAGAATCGACAAATAATGTCTCCTGAAATGTTAGAAGAATTTCTTTTCAAAAATCATAATGAGATTTTCTTCAAATTAGACAATTCTTTGAAAGGCAGAGGAATTTATACTTTTAATAAAGCAAACTTTTCCTTGGACAAAATAAAATCTTTGGGAAATGGTGTTTTTCAATCAAGGGTAAGACACCATAGTTTCTTTGAGAATTTTAGTTCTGAAGCTTTAGCCACTTTGCGCGTAACAACGGTTATTGATACGAATAATGATGTTTCAGCGCGTGCTGCTTATGCTAAATTAGGTAGGTTGGGTGAAACTTATATCAATGCCAAAGCACAAGTAATTGTACCTATAGAACTCAGAACAGGAGTTTTTGAAAATCAGGGTCATTTACAGAACTGGTCAGTTTTGACCTCCCATCCCGATAGCAGCGTCTCGTTTGAGCATAAGAAAATACCAAAATTCAACGAGATAGTTGAACTGTGCACCAACTTACACAGTAAGATACCTTATGTAGGTTGTATTGGCTGGGATATTGCGATAGACCAAAATGAGGAGCTTCACGTATTAGAATGGAATGGCTTTCATAACGATATTAAGTATGCGGAGATGACGCAAGGACCTTGTTTTGCAGATTTAGGATGGGAAAATCTGTGGAAAGAAAGAGATTAG
- a CDS encoding GumC family protein translates to MKDAPFTLDISDDGDSFNLKETLSKYLRYWPWFLVSLLLCIILGIIYLRYAPNTYESTAKIKIIDETKEMNVTTDPLSLLNGSGQINMDNEIEILTSYRLLSEVSDTLRLDVSYYEKGNIKTTQIWNPPFRVTKDVSEDSLVEPKTFGVRLAIDHIAVTDEQDRSWKVNFFELDTTLSQLPFQISLAPTTDINEHLEIDYEIVLKSKQQAVEDLEEDLQLQPTSKNSEIVALALKGESYKRSEAILNTLITVYNQDGILDRQQVSKRTLDFIDERFLYLSTELDSIEGGKESFKRTNNLSYIEADAGISLERKSETENQVADLETQLSLSDLLKETVVNQSAYSLLPVDIGLDNSSLSTLVSNYNEMALEREKLGMTIGDGHPSMVALSEQLERAKVNILKTVNVYQRQLRTSLGRLNSERSKASSAFAGLPEKEKMLRSIERQQSIKENLFLLLLQKREEAAINFAVTAPSVKVVDYAETSNKPVAPKKLVVLGIAGLLGLFLPFAVIFAKNTLDTQINTKADLEKLLPTIPIIAEIPHLKNHKVFVDINDRSLMAESFRILASNLKYLLPKNKSDGKVIYVSSAMEGEGKSLLAYNLSVALASLNKKVLLVGADLRNPKLHDFFGMGKSTKGLSDFLSEPNRSTKEFIYPGLEKATNHKVCLSGPVPPNAPLLLSSEGFEVFITDVKKSYEYIIVDTAPMMLVTDTSLISEYADIMLLIARAGLSERATLENLGNSKLSDNFKNLALILNDSKLSIKASYSYGAV, encoded by the coding sequence ATGAAAGACGCCCCCTTTACCTTGGATATCAGCGATGATGGAGATTCATTTAATCTTAAGGAAACGCTGTCCAAGTACTTACGTTACTGGCCGTGGTTTTTAGTAAGTCTATTACTCTGCATTATACTAGGGATTATTTATTTGAGATATGCTCCCAATACCTATGAGTCTACGGCAAAAATCAAGATTATTGACGAGACCAAAGAAATGAACGTCACTACCGATCCACTTTCCTTGTTGAATGGTTCAGGCCAAATTAATATGGACAATGAGATAGAGATATTAACGTCTTATCGTCTGTTGAGCGAGGTAAGTGATACACTACGTTTAGATGTTTCCTATTACGAAAAGGGGAATATTAAAACAACCCAAATTTGGAATCCCCCCTTTAGAGTGACCAAGGATGTTTCCGAGGATAGTTTGGTGGAGCCAAAAACATTCGGGGTGCGCTTAGCGATAGACCATATAGCTGTTACAGATGAACAAGATCGTTCTTGGAAAGTTAATTTTTTTGAATTGGACACGACGTTGAGCCAATTACCATTTCAAATTTCGTTAGCACCTACAACGGATATTAATGAACATCTGGAAATCGATTATGAGATAGTTTTAAAATCCAAACAGCAGGCGGTAGAGGATTTGGAAGAAGACTTACAGCTGCAACCTACTAGTAAAAATAGCGAAATTGTTGCATTGGCTTTAAAAGGGGAAAGTTATAAACGCTCGGAGGCCATTCTAAATACCCTGATAACCGTATACAACCAAGACGGTATTCTGGATAGACAACAGGTTTCTAAACGAACATTGGATTTTATAGACGAGCGGTTTTTGTACCTCTCCACGGAACTGGATTCCATCGAAGGGGGCAAGGAAAGTTTTAAACGCACGAACAACCTCTCCTATATTGAGGCGGACGCAGGAATTTCCTTAGAGCGCAAATCCGAGACCGAAAATCAGGTGGCCGACTTGGAGACCCAACTTTCCCTATCTGACCTATTGAAGGAAACCGTGGTCAACCAATCTGCCTATAGTCTGTTGCCGGTAGATATTGGATTGGATAACAGCAGCTTAAGTACTTTGGTGTCCAATTACAATGAAATGGCGTTGGAGCGCGAAAAATTGGGAATGACCATTGGGGATGGGCATCCTAGTATGGTGGCGCTTTCCGAGCAGCTGGAACGAGCGAAAGTTAATATTCTAAAAACGGTAAATGTTTACCAAAGACAATTGCGAACTTCCCTTGGCCGTCTCAATTCGGAGCGATCCAAGGCCAGCTCTGCTTTTGCAGGTTTACCGGAGAAGGAAAAGATGCTACGTTCCATTGAGCGCCAACAGAGTATAAAAGAAAATTTATTTCTCTTATTATTACAAAAAAGGGAGGAAGCGGCCATAAACTTTGCAGTAACCGCGCCATCGGTAAAAGTCGTGGATTATGCAGAAACCAGTAACAAACCGGTAGCACCAAAAAAATTGGTCGTATTGGGAATTGCTGGGCTTTTAGGGCTATTCCTGCCTTTCGCAGTTATTTTCGCTAAAAATACATTGGACACCCAAATCAATACCAAAGCGGATTTGGAGAAGCTTCTGCCTACTATTCCTATTATTGCAGAAATTCCACATTTAAAGAACCATAAAGTCTTTGTGGATATCAACGACCGGTCCCTTATGGCAGAATCGTTTCGCATATTGGCGAGTAACCTCAAATATTTGTTACCAAAAAATAAGAGTGATGGCAAGGTGATATATGTTTCTTCCGCAATGGAGGGTGAGGGTAAAAGTTTGTTAGCCTATAACCTTTCTGTGGCTTTGGCCAGCTTGAACAAAAAAGTACTGTTGGTAGGGGCGGATTTAAGAAACCCAAAATTGCATGATTTTTTTGGTATGGGGAAATCAACGAAGGGCCTGTCCGACTTTCTAAGCGAGCCAAACCGTAGTACAAAGGAATTCATATATCCAGGTTTAGAAAAAGCCACTAATCACAAAGTTTGTCTTAGCGGACCTGTACCCCCCAACGCACCATTATTATTAAGTAGTGAAGGCTTTGAAGTGTTTATTACGGATGTAAAGAAATCCTATGAATATATTATCGTGGATACTGCCCCAATGATGTTGGTTACCGATACTTCGCTTATTTCAGAATATGCGGATATAATGCTCTTGATAGCGCGCGCAGGTCTATCGGAGAGGGCCACCTTAGAAAATTTAGGTAATAGTAAACTCTCTGATAATTTTAAGAATCTTGCCTTAATATTGAACGATTCTAAACTTAGCATTAAAGCCTCTTATTCTTACGGAGCTGTATAA